From Acinonyx jubatus isolate Ajub_Pintada_27869175 chromosome B2, VMU_Ajub_asm_v1.0, whole genome shotgun sequence, a single genomic window includes:
- the CB2H6orf120 gene encoding UPF0669 protein C6orf120 homolog: MAAAWRRALLLLLASQLAWSGSPPDEEEVPEEWLLLHVVQGHIGAGNYSYLRLNHEGKIVLQMRSVRGDADLYVSDSTLHPSFDDYDLQSVTCGPDAVSIPAHFRRPVGIGVYGHPSHHESEFEMKVYYDRAVEQSPFGEAAYADGTGPSQRPASAPEDAPPEEESVLWTVLISVLKLVLEILF, from the coding sequence ATGGCAGCCGCCTGGCGGCGCGCTCTGCTGCTCCTGCTGGCCTCGCAGCTCGCGTGGTCGGGGAGCCCCCCGGACGAGGAGGAGGTTCCCGAGGAGTGGCTCCTCCTGCACGTGGTGCAGGGGCACATAGGCGCGGGGAACTACAGCTACCTGAGGTTGAACCACGAGGGGAAGATCGTCCTCCAGATGCGGAGCGTGAGGGGGGACGCGGACCTGTACGTGTCCGACAGCACGCTGCACCCGAGCTTCGACGACTACGACCTGCAGTCGGTGACGTGCGGCCCGGACGCGGTGTCCATCCCCGCGCACTTCCGGCGGCCCGTGGGCATCGGGGTGTACGGGCACCCGTCCCACCACGAGAGCGAGTTCGAGATGAAAGTGTATTACGACCGGGCGGTGGAGCAGTCCCCGTTCGGGGAGGCGGCCTACGCCGACGGGACCGGCCCAAGCCAGCGGCCGGCGTCCGCGCCCGAGGACGCGCCCCCGGAGGAGGAGTCCGTGCTCTGGACCGTCTTAATTAGTGTTTTGAAACTGgtacttgagattctcttctgA